Proteins from a single region of Runella sp. SP2:
- a CDS encoding ABC transporter permease — protein sequence MQNHPPRWAERLLEFFCAPHLLEEVQGDLQERFERQVALFGVKIARRQYALNVLSFIRPFALKRKPNSYPFTFLYSPSMLRNYLKIAFRNLVKNTGYSVINIGGLAVGMAVAMMIGLWIYDELSYDKYHKNYNRLAQVMQHQTFNGHRGTESSIPMPLEAELRAKYGSDFKYLAMATWGGDRILTYGETKITRSGNYMDVDIPRMLSLKMLKGNHDGLKELNSILLSESVAQSLFGNEDPMGKLVRIDNKLDVKVTGVYEDLPFNTSARDLKFIAPWKLYVSSQKWVQRALDEGQWDNNSFQLFAQIADHADMTQLSDKITNVKLDKVNAEEKKFKAEIFLHPMSDWHLQSNWEEGVKTGGFIQYIWLFAIVGLFVLLLACINFMNLSTARSEKRAKEVGIRKAVGSIRAQLINQFFSESFLVVIVAFWGALGVTLAVLPLFNEITDKKMVFPWTEPVFWLVSVGFIVLTGVLAGSYPALYLSSFQPVKVLKGTFRAGRFASVPRQVLVVVQFTVSITLIIGTLIVYRQIQHTKDRPMGYDNNGLVMMQMMSPDFYGKYDLLRTELKKQGAIVEMAESSSPLTGVWSNNGGFHWEGQDPSLQPEFATIWVTHDFGKTVGWQFKEGRDFSRSFSTDTAAIVINEAAVKFMGVKNPVGKVVQWGQGKDAEYFTIVGVIKDMLMESPYEPVKQTIYIMNYENVNWMTMKLNPARSASESVAMIEATFKKHLPAAPFDYKFADQEFGKKFQSEERIGKLAAIFALLAVFISCLGLFGLASFVAEQRTKEIGVRKVLGASVFNLWGMLSKDFVVLVIISCLIAIPIAYYFLSDWLKDYKYHTEISWWIFAAATLGALTITLLTVSYQSIRAAMANPIKSLKSE from the coding sequence ATGCAAAATCATCCGCCCCGTTGGGCCGAACGCCTGCTTGAATTTTTCTGTGCGCCTCACCTATTGGAAGAGGTTCAAGGGGATTTGCAGGAGCGATTCGAGCGGCAGGTGGCGCTGTTTGGCGTAAAAATCGCACGGAGGCAGTATGCACTAAACGTACTGAGTTTTATCCGTCCATTTGCTCTGAAACGGAAACCCAATTCCTATCCATTCACTTTTTTATACAGTCCTTCTATGTTACGTAATTATTTAAAAATTGCTTTTCGCAATCTTGTTAAGAATACGGGGTATTCGGTCATCAATATTGGTGGATTGGCCGTTGGTATGGCCGTGGCCATGATGATTGGCCTATGGATTTACGATGAATTGTCGTACGATAAGTACCACAAAAACTACAACCGCCTTGCGCAAGTGATGCAACACCAGACTTTTAATGGGCACAGAGGAACGGAATCGTCTATTCCGATGCCATTGGAAGCGGAACTACGAGCAAAATACGGGAGCGATTTTAAATATTTGGCCATGGCCACCTGGGGAGGAGACCGCATTCTGACGTATGGAGAAACTAAAATCACTCGTTCGGGCAACTACATGGATGTGGACATTCCTCGCATGCTTTCATTGAAAATGCTCAAAGGCAATCATGACGGACTGAAAGAACTCAACTCTATTTTACTTTCTGAATCGGTTGCCCAATCACTTTTTGGTAATGAAGACCCCATGGGTAAACTCGTGCGGATTGACAACAAGTTGGACGTAAAAGTGACGGGAGTTTATGAAGATTTGCCTTTTAATACCTCCGCTCGCGACTTAAAATTTATTGCCCCATGGAAACTCTACGTTTCTTCCCAAAAATGGGTACAACGCGCGCTCGACGAAGGGCAGTGGGATAACAACTCCTTTCAGCTATTTGCCCAAATCGCCGATCACGCTGATATGACGCAGCTGAGCGACAAAATCACAAATGTGAAGCTGGACAAAGTAAATGCGGAAGAGAAGAAATTTAAAGCGGAGATTTTTTTACACCCGATGAGCGACTGGCATTTGCAGTCCAACTGGGAAGAAGGTGTGAAAACGGGCGGTTTCATTCAATACATATGGCTATTTGCCATCGTTGGACTGTTTGTATTGCTGTTGGCTTGTATCAATTTTATGAACCTAAGCACTGCACGTTCCGAAAAACGTGCCAAAGAAGTAGGAATTCGCAAAGCGGTTGGGTCGATTCGGGCGCAGTTAATCAATCAGTTTTTCAGCGAATCGTTTTTGGTGGTAATTGTTGCCTTTTGGGGAGCACTGGGAGTGACATTAGCTGTTTTGCCATTATTCAACGAAATTACCGATAAAAAAATGGTCTTCCCGTGGACGGAGCCTGTATTTTGGCTCGTAAGCGTAGGTTTTATTGTCCTTACGGGGGTGCTGGCAGGAAGTTATCCCGCACTGTACTTATCGTCTTTTCAACCCGTAAAAGTGTTAAAAGGTACTTTTAGAGCGGGGCGTTTTGCTTCGGTACCGCGTCAGGTGTTAGTGGTGGTGCAATTTACGGTGTCTATTACACTGATTATCGGAACTCTGATTGTCTATCGTCAGATTCAACATACCAAAGACCGCCCAATGGGGTATGACAACAATGGCCTTGTGATGATGCAAATGATGTCGCCCGATTTTTACGGGAAGTATGATTTGCTACGTACGGAGTTGAAAAAACAAGGGGCGATTGTCGAAATGGCTGAGTCGTCAAGTCCACTCACTGGGGTTTGGTCAAACAACGGTGGCTTCCATTGGGAAGGTCAAGACCCTAGTCTCCAACCAGAGTTTGCGACGATTTGGGTTACGCATGATTTTGGTAAAACGGTCGGTTGGCAGTTTAAAGAAGGTCGCGATTTCTCTCGGAGTTTCTCGACCGACACAGCGGCGATTGTCATCAATGAAGCAGCGGTGAAGTTTATGGGAGTGAAAAACCCAGTTGGAAAAGTAGTGCAATGGGGCCAAGGTAAAGATGCCGAGTATTTCACCATTGTGGGGGTTATCAAAGACATGCTTATGGAGTCGCCATATGAGCCAGTGAAGCAAACGATTTATATTATGAATTACGAAAATGTGAATTGGATGACCATGAAGCTCAATCCAGCTCGCAGTGCCTCAGAGTCGGTGGCGATGATTGAAGCAACGTTCAAAAAACACCTTCCTGCCGCGCCGTTCGATTATAAATTTGCCGACCAAGAGTTTGGTAAAAAATTCCAATCAGAAGAACGTATTGGTAAACTTGCTGCCATTTTTGCTTTGTTGGCCGTTTTTATTTCGTGTTTAGGGCTGTTTGGATTGGCGTCGTTTGTGGCGGAGCAGCGTACCAAAGAGATTGGCGTTCGCAAAGTGCTTGGAGCTTCCGTATTCAACTTGTGGGGAATGCTTTCCAAAGATTTTGTTGTATTGGTGATTATTTCGTGCCTGATTGCTATTCCGATTGCTTATTATTTCTTGAGTGATTGGTTGAAAGACTATAAATACCATACCGAAATTTCGTGGTGGATTTTTGCAGCAGCTACGTTAGGGGCTTTAACAATCACCCTATTGACGGTTAGTTATCAATCAATTAGGGCCGCGATGGCGAATCCCATAAAATCGTTAAAATCTGAATAA
- a CDS encoding ABC transporter permease, whose protein sequence is MTTNPPRWAERLLEFFCAPHLLEEVQGDLQERYQRQVALFGEKIARRQYVWNVLSFIRPFALKRKKTEFSTTFLYSPTMLINYLKIAFRNLVRHKMFSSLNILGLTVGTVCCLYILLYVKDQFGYDNYHKDAENIYRLRTNILHNGGDQPMFNSATSSPIIAPTMKKDFPEVVEYTRVLNFFTAKNNILGVEGKTETFIDDKGFLVDSTFFNVFTYQFVEGAPEHSLDAPYTVVLSKTIAEKLFGQEKAINKRIKVGNNLNTTTLTVTGVYDDSFGKSHLRPSFLVSLNSGGLGEFARNNTEWGGNNFIYSYVKLKSNANPESVNAKMPALLQRYGGKRIAELGMKKTVSLQKVTDIHLYSKGITNQTNQVSDISFLYILLTIAAFIQLIACINFVNLTTARSVRRAKEVGVRKAVGAFRSVLIGQFLGESMLIAFISIFLALPIVKLLLPFLNSLTDSTLALNITQNLDILLITVLVAVATGLLAGIYPALYLSSFKPVSVLKGTFKFNPASVILRKGLVVFQFSIAIVLIIGVLVISKQLDFMQNKDLGFDKKQKVVVSLSNENAQKHFTALKNELLTQHQIKNIGGVRYYPSQQFLQDMLVFKSGGTMDKGVLIKNNVVDEGFFKTLGIQLIAGRNFTPADTNNQVILSEKSVKDLNLTVETAVGTQVFTGAGDNIEAYNIIGVHKAYINNSLKDEMTPVMTHYSSQPEYMVLDVQADNYESLFANVEKIWKKLIPTVPLQYSFLDDDIQKQYSEEKTLRKIINSFTLIAILLSCLGLFGLAMFTAEQRTKEIGVRKVLGASVVSITTLLSKEFLKPVLVALAIASPLSYYAMNKWLEGFVYRTEVGWESFAVAGIAIVAISLFTVSYQTLKAALINPVTTLKSE, encoded by the coding sequence ATGACCACAAATCCACCCCGCTGGGCTGAACGCCTGCTCGAGTTCTTCTGTGCACCTCACCTGTTAGAAGAAGTACAGGGTGATTTACAAGAGCGTTATCAGCGCCAAGTAGCCCTGTTTGGGGAGAAAATCGCGCGTCGTCAGTACGTATGGAATGTCCTGAGTTTTATTCGTCCTTTTGCCTTAAAACGTAAAAAAACGGAGTTTTCAACCACTTTTTTATACAGCCCAACCATGTTAATCAATTATTTAAAAATCGCTTTTCGGAACCTGGTTCGCCACAAGATGTTCAGCTCACTCAATATTCTTGGGTTGACGGTAGGAACCGTGTGTTGCTTGTATATTTTGTTGTACGTCAAAGACCAATTTGGCTACGACAACTACCACAAAGACGCTGAGAACATTTACCGCCTCCGCACAAATATCTTACACAACGGCGGCGACCAGCCCATGTTTAACAGCGCTACGAGTTCGCCCATCATCGCGCCTACGATGAAAAAGGACTTTCCCGAAGTGGTGGAATATACGCGGGTGCTCAATTTTTTTACCGCAAAAAACAACATTTTGGGGGTAGAAGGAAAAACCGAAACGTTCATTGACGACAAAGGCTTTTTGGTGGATTCTACGTTTTTCAACGTCTTCACTTACCAATTTGTGGAAGGGGCGCCAGAACACTCGTTGGACGCACCTTATACCGTGGTGCTTTCAAAGACGATTGCGGAAAAGCTTTTTGGCCAAGAAAAAGCCATCAACAAACGCATCAAAGTTGGTAACAATCTCAATACCACTACCCTCACCGTGACGGGGGTGTATGACGATAGTTTTGGCAAATCACACCTTCGACCCAGCTTTTTGGTGAGCCTAAACAGCGGTGGGCTTGGAGAGTTTGCTAGAAACAACACCGAATGGGGCGGCAATAACTTTATTTATTCGTACGTAAAGCTCAAATCCAACGCCAATCCCGAAAGCGTCAATGCCAAAATGCCTGCGCTTTTGCAGCGTTATGGCGGAAAAAGAATTGCGGAGCTGGGGATGAAAAAAACGGTTTCGCTGCAAAAAGTAACGGATATTCACCTGTATTCAAAAGGCATAACCAACCAAACGAATCAAGTGTCTGATATTTCGTTTCTGTACATTTTACTGACCATCGCTGCTTTTATTCAACTGATTGCTTGCATCAATTTTGTCAACCTGACCACGGCCCGCTCGGTGCGCCGCGCCAAAGAAGTGGGTGTTAGAAAAGCCGTTGGCGCCTTTAGGTCGGTGTTGATTGGGCAGTTTTTGGGCGAGTCGATGTTGATTGCTTTTATTTCTATTTTCTTGGCTTTGCCGATTGTCAAGCTCCTTTTGCCGTTTCTAAATTCGCTTACCGACAGTACGTTAGCGCTTAATATTACCCAAAACCTTGATATTTTATTGATTACGGTGTTGGTAGCGGTGGCCACGGGATTATTGGCAGGTATTTACCCAGCCCTTTATTTGTCGAGTTTCAAACCCGTAAGTGTGTTGAAAGGAACGTTTAAGTTCAATCCTGCTTCGGTTATTCTTCGCAAAGGCTTGGTTGTTTTTCAGTTTTCGATTGCCATTGTGCTCATTATCGGGGTATTGGTGATTTCGAAGCAATTGGATTTTATGCAAAACAAGGATTTGGGTTTTGACAAAAAGCAGAAAGTCGTGGTGTCTTTGTCCAACGAAAACGCGCAAAAGCACTTCACAGCGCTGAAAAACGAATTATTGACCCAACATCAGATTAAAAATATTGGAGGAGTTCGGTATTATCCTTCGCAACAGTTTTTGCAGGATATGCTGGTCTTCAAGTCGGGGGGAACCATGGACAAAGGTGTTTTAATCAAAAACAACGTCGTTGACGAAGGCTTTTTCAAAACCCTTGGCATCCAACTCATTGCAGGCCGAAACTTCACGCCAGCTGATACCAATAATCAAGTGATTTTGAGCGAGAAAAGCGTGAAAGACTTGAATTTGACGGTGGAGACGGCTGTGGGTACGCAGGTGTTCACGGGGGCGGGAGACAATATCGAAGCCTACAACATCATTGGGGTACACAAAGCGTACATCAACAATTCGCTCAAAGACGAAATGACACCCGTGATGACGCATTACAGTTCGCAACCCGAATACATGGTTCTCGACGTGCAAGCCGACAATTATGAAAGCCTGTTTGCCAACGTGGAAAAAATCTGGAAAAAACTCATCCCGACTGTACCGCTGCAATATTCGTTTTTGGACGACGACATTCAGAAGCAGTATTCAGAGGAAAAAACGCTCCGTAAAATTATCAATTCGTTTACGCTGATTGCCATTCTTCTCAGCTGTTTGGGGTTGTTTGGGCTGGCGATGTTTACTGCCGAGCAGCGTACCAAAGAAATCGGCGTTCGGAAAGTGCTGGGTGCCAGTGTGGTCAGTATCACGACCTTGCTTTCCAAAGAGTTTCTAAAACCCGTTTTGGTTGCACTTGCCATCGCGTCTCCTTTGTCGTATTATGCCATGAACAAATGGCTCGAAGGTTTTGTGTATCGTACGGAGGTAGGTTGGGAAAGTTTTGCCGTTGCGGGTATAGCGATTGTAGCCATTTCTCTGTTTACGGTTAGCTATCAGACCTTGAAAGCGGCACTGATAAATCCTGTAACAACCTTGAAATCAGAATAA
- a CDS encoding PadR family transcriptional regulator: MKRTYLGEFEEIVLLTVAILGEGAYGIAITDELDRQTGRNVSISAVHAALHRLEEKGMLSSKMGDATAERGGRRKRLFSVTVLGSKTLQEVREQRNRLWDSIAPQSLPAFGMTI; the protein is encoded by the coding sequence ATGAAACGAACGTATTTAGGCGAGTTTGAAGAAATTGTACTCTTGACCGTGGCTATTCTTGGTGAAGGAGCTTACGGAATAGCCATCACCGACGAGTTAGACCGACAAACTGGACGAAATGTGAGCATCAGTGCGGTACATGCGGCCTTGCATCGGCTTGAAGAAAAAGGAATGCTATCGTCGAAAATGGGCGATGCTACCGCCGAGCGTGGCGGGCGTCGTAAGCGCTTATTTAGTGTAACCGTACTGGGGAGCAAAACCTTGCAAGAAGTCCGCGAACAACGAAACCGTTTGTGGGATTCGATTGCACCACAATCGTTGCCAGCATTTGGGATGACGATATAA
- a CDS encoding ABC transporter permease gives MIRNYFTIAFRNLLKNKVYSFINIMGLALGMACSLMIMLWVQDEINMDGFHANGARLYRVMENQYYSGKIETYPSTPGILAENITKDIPEIEMASQFLWEEQPLFTVGNTFDKEKGRYVQGDFLRLFSFPLEKGDAKTALKRPDGVVISQKLAQKYFPNQDPIGKTIKVDNKDAVMVTGVLKEIPQKSSIQFDFLMSYDRWQKTNAWSKEWGNNGPRCYVLLAKNASLEKVNAKIKGYIKTKNKDSNVELFLQSFPESYLYSKWDSGKQDGGRIEYVRIFSIVAIVILLIACINFMNLATARSVKRAKEVGVRKVIGAVKGVLVGQFMGEAILITLLSLLISIVLVFLLLPTFNLLTEKELTLNFTDPRILATLLGLTVFTGLVAGSYPALFMSSLNPVVVLKGSLKFKPSATYFRKGLVVFQFALSIMLIVGMVIVHEQLDYLQTKNSGYDRENLVYMPLEGDLQTNFSSFKQELQRQPGIKHVTLSQANPLEVGSSTQGVTWPGKDTTQLLLFAQNAISYDYIQTMGIKLVGGRDFGEQYGTDTTNYIINEASAKKMGYKDPVGKEMTMWGRKGTIVGLMKDFHYNSLHSTIEPLILRLQPKTENWGVVIVRAEAGKTKDALANLEKTFKKFNPSFPFKYSFTDQEYAKQYKSEEVVNQLSNFFAFLAIFISCLGLFGLAAFTAEQRTKEIGVRKVLGASVTNLVGMLSAEFIKLVLVATLIAFPIAWYFLKGWLEKYAYRIEIEWWYFALAAVVAVFIALLTVSSQAIRAALMNPVKSLKTD, from the coding sequence ATGATAAGAAATTACTTCACGATTGCGTTCCGCAATCTGCTCAAAAACAAGGTTTATTCGTTTATTAATATCATGGGGTTGGCCCTTGGTATGGCTTGCAGCCTGATGATTATGCTTTGGGTGCAAGATGAAATAAACATGGATGGTTTTCACGCCAACGGCGCTCGCCTTTATCGGGTGATGGAAAATCAGTACTATTCTGGAAAAATTGAAACGTATCCTTCTACTCCTGGGATTTTGGCTGAAAACATCACCAAAGACATCCCCGAAATAGAAATGGCGAGCCAGTTTTTGTGGGAAGAACAGCCGCTCTTTACCGTGGGAAATACCTTTGACAAGGAAAAAGGGCGTTATGTCCAAGGCGATTTCTTGCGTTTGTTTAGTTTCCCATTGGAAAAAGGCGACGCTAAAACCGCCCTCAAACGTCCTGATGGCGTGGTGATTTCACAAAAGTTAGCCCAAAAGTATTTTCCTAACCAAGACCCCATCGGTAAAACCATTAAGGTGGACAACAAAGACGCGGTCATGGTAACGGGAGTACTCAAGGAAATTCCCCAAAAGAGTTCGATACAGTTTGATTTTTTGATGAGCTACGACCGCTGGCAAAAAACCAATGCGTGGTCGAAAGAGTGGGGAAATAATGGTCCGCGCTGTTATGTGCTGTTGGCCAAAAATGCTTCATTGGAGAAGGTAAACGCCAAAATCAAGGGCTACATCAAAACCAAGAATAAAGACAGCAACGTTGAATTGTTTTTACAATCTTTTCCAGAATCGTATTTGTATTCAAAATGGGATTCGGGAAAGCAAGACGGTGGGCGCATCGAATACGTGCGGATTTTCTCAATTGTAGCCATCGTTATTTTGCTCATTGCCTGCATCAACTTTATGAATTTGGCGACGGCACGCTCCGTCAAACGTGCCAAAGAAGTAGGCGTTCGCAAAGTGATTGGAGCCGTTAAAGGTGTTTTGGTGGGGCAATTTATGGGAGAGGCTATCCTGATTACGTTATTGTCGCTGCTGATTTCGATTGTGTTGGTCTTTTTGTTACTGCCAACATTTAATCTTCTTACCGAAAAAGAACTGACGCTCAATTTCACCGACCCGCGCATTCTAGCCACTTTGCTGGGCTTGACGGTGTTCACGGGCTTGGTTGCAGGAAGTTACCCCGCACTTTTTATGTCTTCGCTCAACCCCGTGGTGGTACTCAAAGGTTCATTGAAGTTTAAACCGAGCGCTACTTATTTTCGTAAAGGCTTGGTAGTGTTTCAGTTTGCGTTGTCGATTATGCTCATAGTGGGCATGGTGATTGTTCACGAACAACTGGATTATCTTCAAACCAAAAATTCGGGATACGACCGCGAAAACTTAGTATATATGCCGTTAGAAGGGGATTTACAAACAAATTTCTCTTCGTTTAAACAAGAACTTCAACGGCAGCCAGGGATTAAGCACGTCACGCTTTCGCAGGCCAATCCGTTGGAAGTTGGTTCTTCTACCCAAGGCGTTACGTGGCCAGGCAAAGACACAACTCAGTTATTGTTGTTTGCCCAAAATGCCATTTCGTACGATTATATCCAAACCATGGGCATTAAGCTTGTAGGCGGACGTGATTTTGGTGAGCAATACGGCACGGATACGACCAACTACATCATCAACGAAGCAAGTGCTAAGAAGATGGGTTACAAAGACCCCGTTGGTAAAGAAATGACCATGTGGGGACGTAAGGGAACGATTGTGGGCTTGATGAAAGATTTTCACTATAACTCGTTGCACTCAACCATCGAACCCCTGATTCTACGCCTACAACCCAAAACTGAAAATTGGGGGGTAGTGATTGTGAGGGCAGAAGCAGGCAAAACCAAGGATGCGTTGGCGAACCTTGAAAAAACATTCAAGAAGTTTAATCCGAGTTTTCCGTTTAAATATTCATTTACCGACCAAGAGTACGCCAAACAATACAAAAGCGAGGAGGTGGTCAATCAACTGTCAAATTTCTTTGCCTTCTTGGCTATTTTTATTTCGTGTTTAGGGCTGTTTGGCTTGGCAGCATTCACCGCCGAACAACGTACCAAAGAAATTGGCGTGCGAAAAGTGCTCGGAGCCAGCGTGACCAACTTGGTCGGTATGCTGTCGGCAGAGTTTATCAAATTGGTGTTGGTAGCTACTTTGATTGCCTTTCCTATTGCGTGGTATTTCTTAAAAGGTTGGCTCGAAAAATACGCCTATCGCATCGAAATTGAGTGGTGGTATTTTGCTTTGGCGGCCGTTGTTGCGGTTTTTATAGCGCTCCTAACGGTGAGTTCTCAGGCCATTCGCGCCGCGTTGATGAATCCTGTAAAATCATTGAAAACTGATTAA